GTAATCTTTTTTTACTAGATTATGAGATAAAAGTAAATGAATGAAAACTGAGGGTACTTTAAATATGTTGTTGAACAACTACATATATGTAAAGAGAATTCCTTTTAcaactggctggggaaaaataataaacaattacTGGATATTATCAGAGAGCAATACATATCTTGAGACAATTAACTTCCCGGGATACCATTTAAGAAAGAGCTGTGTTTATAGCATGTATAATTAGTGAGTCATtaccaagaagaaaaaacaagaacttAAATGGAGCAAACTCAAAGCAGAGAATTAAGATGGAAAAGAAGCGTACATCAGGACCAGCTGAATCCCTGAAATAGTCAACACATACCTATCTATGGTCGTGATGTGACTTTCTTGAAGTCTAGGACTCCCATGTATAATGCTGTGGAACAAGCTGTTGTGCTTGCTGGCTTCATGATAGGTGCTCCAGAAGATCCCAGCAATGAGAAGAAAGAATCCTAATGGTAGAAGAAAATATGCAAGCGGCAAACTGTTGCACTTACATGCAGAGGCATTTGTAGAGATGCAAAAGGCTCCTAAACAAATAGTTACAAAGCCAAGTAACAACACAAACAAGCGGACAAATGAGAAGAGGTTCTTGGACATCCTTGCTCTTAGTCTCAGCATGCTCTGGTTGAACAATTTGCCCTTCTCTTTGCACAGATTTTATATGATCAGAGACTGATTGTCCTTTGGACACGTGTTAAGGTACCCATTAACCATTTAATGCAGTCATAGTATCTCAGGAGATTAACTTATAATCAAAACACTGCCAAAGAAGAGACAAAAATACTTCCTGTATTGTTTAATTGCCAACATAAACTCAGCAAACCCTTGCTGCCCTATCTACAAGATTTCTTTTCAGCCTTCCTTCCACCAATT
This genomic window from Ahaetulla prasina isolate Xishuangbanna chromosome 2, ASM2864084v1, whole genome shotgun sequence contains:
- the TMEM252 gene encoding transmembrane protein 252, with amino-acid sequence MLRLRARMSKNLFSFVRLFVLLLGFVTICLGAFCISTNASACKCNSLPLAYFLLPLGFFLLIAGIFWSTYHEASKHNSLFHSIIHGSPRLQESHITTIDRPDFYPPSYEASTALGKQTFSLPACSLEPKSYAYNIPPPLYTESRFEFIEEIGAQEQQPPSYEASVQQQATGNDPTFGEASHTLQP